One Solanum pennellii chromosome 10, SPENNV200 genomic region harbors:
- the LOC107002636 gene encoding tubby-like F-box protein 8: MSFRSIVRDVRDSFGSLSRRSFDVRLSGHQRGKSLGSFHDLSDQPPVNQNSCWANLPPELLFDVIRRLEESENSWPARKHVVSCASVCRSWRIMCQEIVRSPEVCGKLTFPVSLKQPGPRDGMIQCFIKRDKSNLTYHLFLCLSPALLVENGKFLLSAKRTRRTTCTEYVISMDAENISRSSNTYIGKLRSNFLGTKFVIYDTQPPYTFANVPPPGRTSRRFYSKKVSPKVPTGSYSIAQIKYELNVLGTRGPRKMHCVMHSIPASAVDVGGSVPGQPELLPRSLEDSFRSISFSKSLDHSAEFSSSRFSDIVRASSSAEDDSKVKPLVLKNKSPRWHEQLQCWCLNFRGRVTVASVKNFQLIAAHQPPAGGPTTSRSSQSDHDKVILQFGKIGKDMFTMDYRYPLSAVQAFAICLSSFDTKLACE, encoded by the exons ATGTCGTTCCGCAGTATAGTTCGGGATGTAAGAGATAGTTTTGGCAGTTTATCCAGGAGAAGCTTTGATGTAAGGCTCTCTGGTCATCAAAGGGGTAAATCACTTGGTTCATTTCATGACTTGAGTGACCAGCCTCCTGTCAACCAGAACAGTTGTTGGGCTAATCTCCCACCTGAACTACTTTTTGATGTAATTAGAAGATTAGAAGAGAGTGAGAACTCATGGCCTGCCCGTAAGCATGTCGTATCATGTGCTTCAGTTTGCAGGTCATGGAGGATTATGTGTCAGGAAATTGTTAGAAGTCCTGAAGTTTGTGGAAAGCTTACATTTCCAGTATCGTTAAAGCAG CCTGGGCCTCGTGACGGAATGATTCAATGTTTCATCAAGAGGGATAAATCTAATTTGACTTACCATCTTTTCTTGTGTCTCAGTCCTG CTTTACTAGTTGAAAATGGGAAATTCCTTCTCTCTGCAAAGAGAACAAGACGGACTACTTGTACGGAGTATGTTATCTCAATGGATGCAGAAAACATCTCAAGATCAAGCAACACTTACATTGGAAAATTAAG GTCAAATTTTCTGGGTACAAAATTCGTTATATATGACACACAGCCTCCATACACCTTTGCAAACGTTCCACCTCCAGGCCGCACAAGCCGCAGATTCTATTCCAAGAAAGTCTCTCCGAAAGTTCCAACTGGAAGCTACAGCATAGCCCAAATCAAATACGAGCTAAATGTTCTTGGAACACGGGGTCCACGGAAAATGCACTGCGTAATGCACTCGATTCCTGCCTCAGCAGTTGATGTGGGTGGGTCAGTGCCTGGCCAACCGGAACTTCtcccaaggtcccttgaggattCATTCCGTAGTATCTCTTTCTCAAAGTCGTTGGATCATTCTGCTGAGTTCAGTAGCTCACGGTTTTCTGATATTGTTAGAGCATCATCCAGTGCAGAAGATGATAGTAAGGTGAAACCCTTGGTTCTAAAGAACAAGTCACCGCGTTGGCATGAGCAATTGCAGTGTTGGTGCCTGAATTTTAGAGGACGGGTGACAGTTGCATCTGTAAAGAATTTTCAGTTGATAGCGGCCCACCAACCACCTGCTGGGGGACCGACAACCTCTCGGTCAAGTCAATCAGATCATGACAAAGTCATCCTGCAATTTGGCAAGATAGGGAAAGATATGTTTACTATGGATTACAGGTATCCCCTATCTGCGGTTCAAGCTTTTGCTATATGCTTGAGTAGCTTTGACACCAAATTGGCATGTGAATAG